In Argiope bruennichi chromosome X1, qqArgBrue1.1, whole genome shotgun sequence, a single window of DNA contains:
- the LOC129958501 gene encoding uncharacterized protein LOC129958501 gives MHKNFLVYTSGCRIPKYDPFDFTVRRYYIKTPYTYNCGPKKPIFHIQKEGVVTVDEEELYRQHKIRMDQMDCYFNPIIRKNRGRKPDDNFYLGREHDMIFNLPIEDDFILLKCKNENKTFIETPLLLTPIKTKVEVRSENNLKKNFNLKEKLNVIIVGIDSISKLNFVRYFQNTLKYLRTDVSAIELHGFVKVADNTYPNLIPFLTGRHRNHFKAKERRYGFFDDVDFIWKRYAAVGYRTLFSEDAPNMGAFVLNRRGFKNPPTDYYSRPYSVAVEALNTRHKTHCIGSKLEMEVYFDYLRNFVSTMENRLYFTFTFVARLTHDIFKYAGFADKPAFELVSYLKENEILNRSLFIFFSDHGIRFGDIRRTYIGKIEERMPFMFLIFPEWFLKKYPEFAKNLEINRNRLTTPYDIHATLLHLLDLERETFYTLHGQSLLTEISSERTCADAMIAKHWCTCQTHQIVPSDDGNVRQAALAVVRKLNRLLKPYFRLCAPLKLSKVLDARLVQPNELLVEVLPKDYLITLLVIPSGAIFEATVQGKKKQFTVSDEVSRINKYGNESDCIHDPAITKYCYCKANLIKN, from the coding sequence ATGCATAAAAACTTTCTAGTTTACACCTCCGGTTGCAGAATACCCAAATATGACCCCTTCGACTTCACTGTGAGACGATATTACATCAAAACTCCATATACTTATAACTGTGGTCCAAAAAAACCTATATTTCATATTCAGAAAGAGGGCGTTGTAACCGTTGATGAAGAAGAATTATACAGACAGCATAAAATTCGGATGGATCAAATGGATTGTTATTTTAATCCTATCATTAGAAAAAACAGAGGTAGAAAACCCGATGATAATTTTTACCTTGGTAGAGAACAcgatatgatatttaatttgccAATTGAAGatgattttatacttttaaaatgcaaaaatgaaaacaaaacctTTATAGAGACCCCCTTGCTTTTGACACCTATTAAAACCAAAGTTGAAGTaagaagtgaaaataatttaaagaaaaattttaacttgaaggAGAAGTTAAATGTTATCATCGTAGGAATCGATTCTATATCCAAACTTAATTTTGTTCGTTATTTTCAAAACACCTTAAAGTATTTACGCACTGATGTATCGGCCATCGAATTGCATGGATTTGTGAAAGTAGCTGATAATACGTATCCAAACTTAATTCCCTTTTTAACTGGGCGTCATAGAAATCATTTTAAAGCGAAAGAACGGAGATATGGTTTCTTCGATGATGTCGATTTCATATGGAAAAGATATGCGGCAGTAGGTTATAGGACATTGTTTTCAGAAGACGCTCCAAATATGGGAGCCTTTGTTCTAAACAGACGAGGTTTCAAAAACCCGCCTACAGATTACTATAGTCGGCCCTATTCGGTGGCAGTGGAAGCACTTAATACGAGGCACAAGACTCATTGTATTGGTTCAAAACTTGAAATGGAAGTCTATTTCGATTATCTCCGGAATTTTGTTTCTACAATGGAAAATAGACTATATTTTACATTCACTTTCGTCGCCAGATTAACTCACGACATCTTTAAATATGCCGGGTTTGCTGACAAGCCGGCTTTTGAATTAGTTTCTTATTTGAAAGAGAACGAAATCCTAAACCGGtctctttttatattctttagtgaccacgGGATCAGATTTGGAGATATACGAAGGACTTACATTGGGAAAATTGAAGAAAGGATGCCTTTTATGTTTCTAATATTTCCTGAATGGTTTCTCAAAAAGTATCCTGAGTTTGCCAAAAACTTGGAAATCAATAGAAACCGATTGACTACACCCTACGATATACATGCTACGCTTCTTCATCTACTAGACCTCGAAAGAGAGACATTTTATACTCTTCATGGGCAAAGTCTGCTGACCGAAATATCTTCTGAACGAACGTGTGCCGATGCAATGATTGCGAAACACTGGTGTACCTGCCAGACTCACCAAATTGTACCATCCGACGACGGCAATGTCCGCCAAGCAGCACTGGCAGTGGTACGAAAATTAAATCGACTTCTGAAGCCGTATTTCAGATTGTGCGCCCCGCTCAAATTGAGCAAAGTTTTAGATGCGAGACTAGTTCAGCCTAACGAATTGTTAGTGGAAGTACTCCCGAAGGACTATTTGATCACTTTACTTGTCATCCCAAGTGGTGCTATTTTTGAAGCAACTGTTCAAGGGAAGAAGAAGCAATTCACAGTTTCAGATGAAGTTAGCAGAATTAATAAATATGGTAATGAATCAGATTGTATTCATGATCCGGCTATAACGAAATACTGTTATTGTAAGGCCAATCTGATCAAGAACTAA